The Flavobacterium sp. 20NA77.7 genome includes the window AAGGAATAGCCCCGCTAGCTACAAGCGCTTGGGCTAACACGCCTTTGTCTAAAATAACTTCTTCACCATTTTCAATGTTTGTTGCCATACAAAAAAAAGGAGTAGGTAGTTTACTAAAATCACTAATATTTCTTACGTGATAGGTAAGTTGTGATAATAAGTTGTAGTTATACATTCCTTTGGATAAGGCGCTAGGCGTTCCTAGTTTTAATTTATTAAAAGGAAGTGTAAACGCGTAGGTTTCGTCATTTCTTTTTTCGAAAAATGATTTTGAACTTCTAGGAATATAATCTTGAATAAGCGCATCAATATCTATAGTAGTGAAAATAGAATCGAGTTGTTTTGCGTTGTACCCTGATGCATATAAACCACCTATAATAGCTCCCATACTTGTACCGCCGATATAATCAATTTTTATACCTAATGAATCAATTACTTTTAAAACACCAATGTGAGCCAGTCCTTTTGCTCCACCACCAGAAAGCACTAATCCAATTTTTGGTTTTTTTAAAGTTTCTTGTGCGTTTCCGCTTAAAGGAAAAAGGAAAAAGGAAAAAATAAAAAGACATACATAAAGATAGCATTCACAACAGTGAACCTTTTTTTTGTTTCCTCTATTCTCTTTTTGCTTTAGCATATATTATTCATTTTTGTAAAAGTCGGAAATTTTTTTGGCTTTTGAAACACCTACAACTTCAGAAATTTGTTTTTCTGTTGCTTCTTTAATTCTTTTTACACTTTTAAATTGTTTTAAAAGGGTAATCATTGTTTTTTCTCCAATACCAGGTATGGTTTCAATACTTGTTTGAAGTGCGGCTTTACTTCTTTTATCGCGATGATGTGTAATGCCAAATCGATGCGCTTCATTACGTAAATGTTGAATAGTTTTCAGTGTTTCTGATTTTTTGTCTAAATACAACGGAACAGGATCTTCGGGATAAAACAACTCTTCAAGGCGTTTAGCAATACCTATAATGGCTATTTTTCCTCGAAGTTCTAATTGTTCTAAACTTTTTAGCGCAGCAGACAATTGCCCTTTACCTCCATCAATAATAATAAGCTGAGGCAAAGGCTCGTTTTCTTCTAGAAGACGCTTGTATCTTCTGTAAACCACTTCTTCCATAGACGCAAAATCATTTGGTCCTTCTACTGTTTTTATATTAAAATGGCGGTAGTCTTTTTTGCTTGGTTTACCGTCTTTAAAAACTACGCAAGCCGAAACAGGGTTTGTTCCTTGTATGTTTGAGTTATCAAAACACTCAATGTGTCTTGGCTCTACAGAAAGTCTTAAATCTTTCTTCATTTGAGCCATTATGCGATTAGTGTGCCGGTCTGGATCAACAATTTTAATTTGTTTTAATTGGTCTAATCGAAAATATTTTGCATTGCGCTCAGATAAATCTAAAACGGCTTTTTTATCCCCTAATTTAGGTACATTAATTTTTATATTTTCTCCTAAATCAATTTCAAAAGGGACTACTATTTCTCTTGAAGTTAACTGAAAACGTTCGCGCAATTCAATAACCGCTAAAGGCAATAGTTCTTGGTCAGTTTCATCAAGTTTTTTCTTTAATTCTAAGGTATGTGACCTGATGATGGCCCCGTGTGAAATTTGAAGAAAATTAACATATGCCATGCTTTCATCTGATACAATGGAAAACACGTCAACGTTTGTAATTTTTGGATTTAAGATAGTTGATTTGGCTTGGTAATTTTCTAAAATTTCTATTTTTTCTTTTATTTTTTGCGCTTCTTCAAACTGCATATTGACAGCTAATTGTGTCATTACATTTTTAAAATCCTTAAGACTTTCTTTAAAATTTCCTTTTAAAATTTCACGAATCGCTTGAATTTGATTTTGATATTTGTCTAATGATTCATAACCTTCACAAGGTCCTTTGCAGTTGCCTATATGGTATTCTAAACATACTTTGTATTTATGACTATCAACGTTGTTTTTTGATAAATCATAGTTGCATGTTCTGAGGGGGTAAAGTTCTTTAATTAATTCTAGAAGCGTATTTACAGTTTTGAAATTTGTATAAGGGCCAAAATATTCCGAACCGTCTTTAATCATTTTTCTTGTCGAAAAAACGCGTGGAAATGGTTCTTTTTTAATGCAAATCCAAGGATAGGTTTTGTCGTCCTTTAATAATACGTTATAGCGAGGTTGTAATTTTTTGATTAAATTATTTTCTAATAAAAGCGCATCCGTTTCGGTAGGAACCACGATGTGTTTAATGTGCACAATTTTTTTTACTAGTACTGCTGTTTTGTAGTTATCATGCTGTTTTGTAAAATAAGATTGCACTCTCTTTTTAAGGTTTTTAGCTTTTCCTACATATAAAATCTTACCTTCTTTGTCATAGTATTGGTATACACCCGGACTGTCGGGTAAAGTTTGAATTTGAAGTTCTACGGGATTAAGCGTCATGAAAAAGAGTTATTTCTTTTACAAATTTATAGAATTTAAATCTAAACGTGGCTAACTATTTTTAAAAAGGTTCTTCATTTAGTTTAGGTATAATTTTAGTACATTCGCAAAAAGGAGTCTTAAAAATGATTAAAAAAGAAGTGAGACAAAAGTATAAATTGTTGCGACAAGAATTGCCTACAGACCAAGTAGAGGAAAAGAGTTTAGCAATTGCTAATCAAGTATTACAACTTGACTGTTGGGATAAAACCACCTACCATATTTTTTTACCCATTGTTTCGCAAAAAGAAGTTAATACAGAATATATATTGCAAATATTAGCAGGAAAAGATAAAAATATAGTGGTGTCTAAAGCCGATTTTGAAACTAGAGAAATGACACATTTTTTATTGACCGATGCTACTAAAATTAAAGAGAATCATTATCAAATTCCAGAGCCTGTTGATGGTATTGAAGTCCCAAGTTATAAGATAGACGTGGTGTTCGTCCCTTTATTAGCATATGATGGAAAAGGAAATAGAGTAGGTTATGGAAAAGGATTTTATGACAAATTTTTAGCTTCTTGCCGGCCCGATTGTATAAAAATAGGCTTGTCTTTTTTTACACCAGAACAATCCGTTGAATCGGTTGATTTATTGGATGTTAAACTTGATTTTTGTGTTACACCAGACACCATTTATCGTTTTTAACAGTTGTTTCAAACAGATCATATAAATATATTTTACTATATTTGTTCATAACCCTTAAAAATTAAACTATGTTACAAATGTTTCATTCTACAATAGCTTATGCGGTTTTAGCATTGTTATTGGTTTCCACAATTAATGCCTTTATGGGTATTTCAGCAAAAAGAAATTTTACAAAAAAAGACAGAAGTTTAGCTTTAGTAGCGTTAATTTTTAGTCATATTCAATTGGTTGTTGGATTAGCGCTTTGGTTTAATTCTCCTGTTGGTAAAGCAGCTTTAGGACAAATGTCAAATCCTGCATTAAGATTAACAGCTATGGAGCACCCGTTAATCAATATTATTGCACTAGTACTGATTACAATAGGTTGGTCAAAACATAAAAAAGAAGAAAGCAGTAACGGAAAATTCAAGAAAATTGCTTATTTATATGCTATAGGTTTAGTGCTGATCTTATCAAGAATTCCATGGAATTTATGGTTTCCAGCGTCTTAAATTAAATTTCTTTTACGTTCGTTTTTGTGCGCAAAATGCCTAAACAGTTTAAAATGAAAAAATTAGTATATATACTTCCATTACTTTTTGTGTTCTTTCAACAAAAGGATAAAGTAAAAACAACGACTGATGCTCAAAAATCTGGAGTGAAAATAGTTGTAGATACGATTAAAAAAGACACCTTAAAAGCAGTTGAAAAACTAGAGATGTACCATAAAGGCGCTCACGCATCTTATTATGCTAATCGATTTAATGGAAGACGTACGGCAAGTGGTGTTAGGTTTAGTAATAAAGGGCTTACTTGTGCGCATCGAAAATTGCCTTTTGGAACCAAGTTAAAAGTAACAGGAGTAAAAACAAAAAAGGTTGTTTATGTTACGGTTACTGATAGAGGACCTTTTCACAAGAATCGACACATTGACTTAACAAAAAAAGCTTTTGACATGATAAAGCCAGCGTCATATGGCGGCCACATTGAAGTGGATATTGAATTAGTTAAGAAATAATAAAAAGCCTTTTACCATTCCGTAAAAGGCTTTTCACTTAAATAGGCATTGTAGTAACGCTCATCATGGGTTACTTCTTCTCCAAGCCAACTTGGTTTTTCAAAATTTTCGTCGGCAGTTGTAAGTTCTATTTCTGCAACAACCAAACCTTTATTTGCCCCTTCAAACACATCCAGTTCAAACACATGTGTTCCTTTTTGAATGGCATAACGTGTTTTTTCAATAACTCCTTTTTCGCAAAGCAAAAGTAAGGCCTCGGCTTCATGTAATTGAATTTCTTTTTCCCATTCAAAGCGAGTAGTGCCCGTGGCGTCACTTTTTCCTTTTATGGTTAAATAGCCTTTATCGTTTTTTATTCGAACTCTAACCGTGCGTTCAGGATTACGATTTAAATACCCTTGCGCTATTTTGGCTTCAGCATATGCTTCTGAAATACCCGCTAAAGAAGTAACTAAAAATTTTCGTTCAATTTCTTGCATCTTTTTTAAATCTAAAAAATCAAAATAACGGAAAAAATTAGAATAAACAGCTGTTTTTATACCTAAAAATTTCTGTAATTTGTGCAACTTATGGAAGTTTTACAACGAAAAATAATACATATTGACATGGATGCTTTTTATGCTTCTGTGGAGCAACATGATTTTCCAGAATTAAAAGGAAAACCCATTGCGGTAGGTGGAAGCGAAGTGCGAGGTGTAGTAAGCGCTGCCAGTTATGAAGCACGAAAATTTGGCGTAAGAAGCGCCATGAGTGGCGTGCAAGCTGCTCGTTTATGTCCGACATTAATTTTTGTAAAACCCCGTTTTGACAGGTATAAAGAGGTTTCAAAACAAATTAGAGAAATTTTTTTAGACTATACCGATTTAGTTGAGCCGCTTTCGCTTGACGAGGCCTATTTAGATGTTACCGAGAATAAAAAAGGCAATCCTAGTGCTTCTTTACTTGCCCAAGAAATTAGAAATAGAATTTTTGAAAAAACCGGATTAACTGCTTCAGCAGGGATTTCAGTTAATAAATTCATTGCAAAAATAGCTAGCGATTACCATAAACCCAATGGACAAAAAACGGTTTCTCCTGATGAGGTTGAAACGTTTGTTGAACAGCTTGATGTTAAAAAATTTTATGGAATAGGAAAAGTTACGGCTGAAAAAATGTACCAACTGGGCATTTACACGGGTAAAGATTTAAAAAGCAAAACACTTGACTATTTGGAACAACATTTTGGCAATAGTGGGCAGTCCTATTATAATTTATCGAGAGGGATTAGTTACAGTCAAGTAAAACCAAACAGAACGATTAAATCGATAGGTGCTGAGCGAACCTTTAATGAAAATTTATCTTCAGAAATTTATATGGAAAGCCGTTTGGAAAACATTGCCCATGAATTAGACAGACGGATAAAGAAATATAAAATTGCAGCTAAAACAATTACACTGAAAATAAAATATTCTGATTTTACACAGCAGACAAGAAGTAAAACACTCGCTTATTTTATTGCCGATCAAAGTTTAATCTTTGATACGGCTAAGGAATTATTATATCAAGAAAAATTAAAAAATTCTGTACGCTTGTTAGGCATTTCTTTGTCTAATTTAAATACCAATCAAAAAAAGCAAGTGGTGGTACAATTGAAATTTGAGTTTTAGTCATTAATTTCTGTTTCTAATGATACCCTAACAATATATTCAATAAGTTGGCCGCTTGAACTAACACCCCTTCCGCCCATTGCTTTTCCATAGGTTTCAAATTCATTGTGTTCAGTAGAATATTTTTCTTCATGAGCACTGCTATTTGTGCTCATCCGTTTGATGCTGCCTGTTTTGATGTTCGCACTTGTTGCCAGTCTTTTTGTAATGTCTATAGCGTCTTTAACTGCAAGGTCTTGTGCTTGTTTTAATAAATCTTCCGAATTAGTGTTAAAATAAGAAACAGTTTGAATTTTATTGAATTTTGTTTTTAAAAGTTCTTCCGTTACATCTTGCATTTTGGTTAAATCTAACAAGGTAAAAATAATTTTTTGAGAAGATTCAAACCCTACAAATACTTCTTTACTTGTTTTGTTGTCCCATTTGTAAGATTTATTTGTGGCAATGAGACTTACTTTTATGTCAGTTGTGTCTTTAACGTATTTTTTTATGCAATTTTTTACTGCTTCAGTTGTTTTTTGATTTTCGGTTACAGCCTCTCTAAGTGTGGGCTTTATGTGTTCAAGCTGTATGGTTAAGGTCGCTGCATTTGGAAAAGCAGAGGTTTTACCTAGTCCATTCACTTGAATGGTTTTTTGGGCGAATGTGAATTGCGTAGCTAAAAGAATAAGGAAAACGAGTTTTTTCATAAAAGTTGTTTTTTTATTGTAAACGAAATGTAACTATTTATATTGTGGTTTTGTATAAAATATAATTTCCTTAAATCGGGTAAATCGTCTATATTTGCAGATTAATAGCTTCTATAAGCTGCTGGTAACATTTGAACTTGATATTCGATTTGAATAATGAAACACATTAGAAATTTTTGCATAATTGCACACATTGATCACGGAAAAAGTACGCTTGCTGACAGATTACTTGGAGCAACTCAAACGGTAACTGCTCGTGAAGAGAAAGCCCAATTGCTTGACAACATGGATTTAGAGCGTGAACGTGGTATTACCATAAAAAGTCACGCCAT containing:
- a CDS encoding SIMPL domain-containing protein, whose amino-acid sequence is MKKLVFLILLATQFTFAQKTIQVNGLGKTSAFPNAATLTIQLEHIKPTLREAVTENQKTTEAVKNCIKKYVKDTTDIKVSLIATNKSYKWDNKTSKEVFVGFESSQKIIFTLLDLTKMQDVTEELLKTKFNKIQTVSYFNTNSEDLLKQAQDLAVKDAIDITKRLATSANIKTGSIKRMSTNSSAHEEKYSTEHNEFETYGKAMGGRGVSSSGQLIEYIVRVSLETEIND
- a CDS encoding septal ring lytic transglycosylase RlpA family protein gives rise to the protein MKKLVYILPLLFVFFQQKDKVKTTTDAQKSGVKIVVDTIKKDTLKAVEKLEMYHKGAHASYYANRFNGRRTASGVRFSNKGLTCAHRKLPFGTKLKVTGVKTKKVVYVTVTDRGPFHKNRHIDLTKKAFDMIKPASYGGHIEVDIELVKK
- the uvrC gene encoding excinuclease ABC subunit UvrC, whose translation is MTLNPVELQIQTLPDSPGVYQYYDKEGKILYVGKAKNLKKRVQSYFTKQHDNYKTAVLVKKIVHIKHIVVPTETDALLLENNLIKKLQPRYNVLLKDDKTYPWICIKKEPFPRVFSTRKMIKDGSEYFGPYTNFKTVNTLLELIKELYPLRTCNYDLSKNNVDSHKYKVCLEYHIGNCKGPCEGYESLDKYQNQIQAIREILKGNFKESLKDFKNVMTQLAVNMQFEEAQKIKEKIEILENYQAKSTILNPKITNVDVFSIVSDESMAYVNFLQISHGAIIRSHTLELKKKLDETDQELLPLAVIELRERFQLTSREIVVPFEIDLGENIKINVPKLGDKKAVLDLSERNAKYFRLDQLKQIKIVDPDRHTNRIMAQMKKDLRLSVEPRHIECFDNSNIQGTNPVSACVVFKDGKPSKKDYRHFNIKTVEGPNDFASMEEVVYRRYKRLLEENEPLPQLIIIDGGKGQLSAALKSLEQLELRGKIAIIGIAKRLEELFYPEDPVPLYLDKKSETLKTIQHLRNEAHRFGITHHRDKRSKAALQTSIETIPGIGEKTMITLLKQFKSVKRIKEATEKQISEVVGVSKAKKISDFYKNE
- a CDS encoding CYTH domain-containing protein; this translates as MQEIERKFLVTSLAGISEAYAEAKIAQGYLNRNPERTVRVRIKNDKGYLTIKGKSDATGTTRFEWEKEIQLHEAEALLLLCEKGVIEKTRYAIQKGTHVFELDVFEGANKGLVVAEIELTTADENFEKPSWLGEEVTHDERYYNAYLSEKPFTEW
- the dinB gene encoding DNA polymerase IV; this encodes MEVLQRKIIHIDMDAFYASVEQHDFPELKGKPIAVGGSEVRGVVSAASYEARKFGVRSAMSGVQAARLCPTLIFVKPRFDRYKEVSKQIREIFLDYTDLVEPLSLDEAYLDVTENKKGNPSASLLAQEIRNRIFEKTGLTASAGISVNKFIAKIASDYHKPNGQKTVSPDEVETFVEQLDVKKFYGIGKVTAEKMYQLGIYTGKDLKSKTLDYLEQHFGNSGQSYYNLSRGISYSQVKPNRTIKSIGAERTFNENLSSEIYMESRLENIAHELDRRIKKYKIAAKTITLKIKYSDFTQQTRSKTLAYFIADQSLIFDTAKELLYQEKLKNSVRLLGISLSNLNTNQKKQVVVQLKFEF
- a CDS encoding 5-formyltetrahydrofolate cyclo-ligase, coding for MIKKEVRQKYKLLRQELPTDQVEEKSLAIANQVLQLDCWDKTTYHIFLPIVSQKEVNTEYILQILAGKDKNIVVSKADFETREMTHFLLTDATKIKENHYQIPEPVDGIEVPSYKIDVVFVPLLAYDGKGNRVGYGKGFYDKFLASCRPDCIKIGLSFFTPEQSVESVDLLDVKLDFCVTPDTIYRF